In one Corallococcus sp. EGB genomic region, the following are encoded:
- a CDS encoding type II secretion system F family protein: MAAPAVQQKATASKKNTAQFLWEAKTKSGENKKGEMEASDIEAVNARLKSLGLNPTKVRKKGALDMELALPGLQGVTGKDILIFTRQFATMIDAGLPLVQCLDILASQMDNPAFKKVVFAIKGKVEQGSTFADALKEHPKVFDELYVQLCAAGEVGGILDTILNRLAAYREKNEKLKAKVKGAMTYPSVVILVAIGVTALLLLKVTPVFEKMFADFGSQLPGPTQVVVDLSKLAQAYFIHAVVGIAALVFSFSWSYKQPKGRKFWDKTFLKLPLFGDVLRKVAVARFTRTLGTMISSGVPILDALDVTAKTAGNRTVEEAIYYVRGKIAEGKNIAGPLLETKVFPSMVVQMIGVGEATGAMDTMLNKIADFYDDEVDTAIGALTSMIEPLLMVFLGGVVGGFLIAMYLPIFNLAGAIK; this comes from the coding sequence ATGGCAGCACCGGCAGTGCAGCAGAAGGCGACAGCGTCCAAGAAGAACACGGCCCAGTTCCTCTGGGAGGCGAAGACCAAGAGCGGGGAGAACAAGAAGGGTGAGATGGAGGCCTCGGACATCGAGGCCGTCAACGCGCGCCTGAAGTCCCTGGGGCTCAACCCGACCAAGGTCCGCAAGAAGGGCGCGCTCGACATGGAGCTGGCCCTGCCGGGCCTCCAGGGCGTGACCGGCAAGGACATCCTCATCTTCACCCGTCAGTTCGCGACGATGATCGACGCGGGCCTGCCGCTGGTGCAGTGCTTGGACATCCTCGCCAGCCAGATGGACAACCCCGCCTTCAAGAAGGTGGTGTTCGCCATCAAGGGCAAGGTGGAGCAGGGCAGCACCTTCGCGGACGCGCTCAAGGAACACCCCAAGGTCTTCGACGAGCTCTACGTGCAGCTGTGCGCCGCGGGCGAGGTGGGCGGTATCCTCGACACCATCCTCAACCGGCTCGCCGCCTACCGTGAGAAGAACGAGAAGCTCAAGGCGAAGGTCAAGGGCGCCATGACCTACCCGTCGGTGGTCATCCTGGTGGCCATCGGCGTGACGGCGCTGCTGCTGCTCAAGGTGACGCCCGTCTTCGAGAAGATGTTCGCGGACTTCGGCTCGCAGCTGCCGGGCCCCACGCAGGTGGTGGTGGACCTGTCGAAGCTCGCGCAGGCGTACTTCATCCACGCCGTCGTCGGCATCGCCGCGCTCGTCTTCTCCTTCAGCTGGAGCTACAAGCAGCCCAAGGGCCGCAAGTTCTGGGACAAGACGTTCCTCAAGCTGCCCCTGTTCGGTGACGTGCTTCGCAAGGTGGCGGTGGCGCGCTTCACGCGCACGCTGGGCACGATGATCTCCTCCGGCGTGCCCATCCTGGACGCGCTGGACGTCACGGCGAAGACGGCCGGCAACCGCACGGTGGAAGAGGCCATCTACTACGTGCGCGGGAAGATCGCCGAGGGCAAGAACATCGCGGGTCCGCTGCTGGAGACCAAGGTGTTCCCGTCCATGGTGGTGCAGATGATTGGCGTCGGTGAGGCGACGGGCGCCATGGACACGATGCTCAACAAGATCGCCGACTTCTACGACGACGAAGTGGACACGGCCATTGGCGCGCTGACGTCGATGATCGAACCGCTGCTGATGGTGTTCCTCGGCGGCGTGGTGGGTGGCTTCCTCATCGCCATGTACCTGCCCATCTTCAACCTTGCCGGCGCGATCAAGTAG
- a CDS encoding type IV pilus twitching motility protein PilT, which translates to MANLHQLLKAMVEKGSSDLHITTGSPPQLRVDGELVPLKTAPLTPVETKQLCYSILTDAQKHKFEEENELDLSFGVKGLSRFRANIFMQRGAVAGAFRTIPFKILTFQELGLPPVVAELVKKPRGLILVTGPTGSGKSTTLASMIDKINTERHEHIMTIEDPIEYLHPHKNCLVNQREVGADTRNFKTALKYILRQDPDVVLVGELRDLETIEAALTIAETGHICYATLHTNSAVQTINRILDVFPPYQQPQVRAQLSFVLEGVMSQALVAKQGAPGRVLALEVMVPNPAIRNLIREDKVHQIYSSMQVGQAKYGMQTFNQALAALLARRLISQDEAFGRSSDPEELRNILATGGAPGGAQRPAGGAGAR; encoded by the coding sequence GTGGCCAACCTGCACCAGCTCCTCAAGGCGATGGTCGAGAAGGGCTCTTCCGACCTCCACATCACCACCGGCTCGCCGCCGCAGCTGCGCGTGGACGGTGAGCTCGTCCCGCTCAAGACGGCGCCGCTCACGCCCGTGGAGACCAAGCAGCTCTGCTACTCCATCCTCACGGACGCCCAGAAGCACAAGTTCGAGGAGGAGAACGAGCTGGACCTGTCGTTCGGCGTGAAGGGCCTGTCGCGCTTCCGCGCGAACATCTTCATGCAGCGCGGCGCGGTGGCCGGCGCGTTCCGGACCATTCCCTTCAAGATTTTGACCTTCCAGGAGCTGGGCCTGCCGCCGGTGGTGGCGGAGCTGGTGAAGAAGCCGCGCGGCCTCATCCTGGTGACGGGCCCCACGGGCTCCGGCAAGTCCACCACGCTGGCCTCGATGATCGACAAGATCAACACCGAGCGTCATGAGCACATCATGACCATCGAGGACCCCATCGAGTACCTGCACCCGCACAAGAACTGCCTGGTGAACCAGCGCGAGGTCGGTGCGGACACACGCAACTTCAAGACGGCCCTCAAGTACATCCTCCGCCAGGACCCGGACGTGGTGCTCGTCGGCGAGTTGCGCGACCTGGAGACCATTGAAGCGGCGCTCACCATCGCGGAGACGGGCCACATCTGCTACGCGACGCTGCACACCAACAGCGCGGTGCAGACCATCAACCGCATCCTGGACGTCTTCCCGCCGTACCAGCAGCCCCAGGTGCGCGCGCAGCTGTCCTTCGTGTTGGAGGGCGTGATGAGCCAGGCGCTCGTCGCCAAGCAGGGCGCCCCGGGCCGCGTGCTGGCCCTGGAGGTCATGGTGCCCAACCCCGCCATCCGGAACCTCATCCGCGAGGACAAGGTCCACCAGATCTACTCCTCCATGCAGGTGGGCCAGGCGAAGTACGGCATGCAGACGTTCAACCAGGCGCTCGCCGCGCTCCTGGCGCGCCGGCTCATCTCCCAGGACGAGGCCTTCGGCCGTTCCTCCGACCCGGAGGAACTGCGCAACATCCTCGCCACGGGCGGTGCGCCAGGGGGAGCCCAGCGGCCGGCCGGGGGAGCGGGCGCCCGTTAG